One window from the genome of Gopherus evgoodei ecotype Sinaloan lineage chromosome 2, rGopEvg1_v1.p, whole genome shotgun sequence encodes:
- the LOC115645080 gene encoding alanine aminotransferase 2-like — MAAGRKVLILDSVNPCVKGTRLPTLAPLLERASEIQHQLAQVAAVCAYPELLHANSVTGRQARVAHYLERRDGGIRCHPRNTITCGGITTAIVDPSRAGVLLPVPGHPLFADAVVLAGAVAVQYHLDEEGGWALDAGEIRQVLGQARGYCTPKVLCVINPGDPTGHVLSRRHIQDVLQLAAQERLLLLADEVHQESMFTPDSRLLSFKRVLCELGPMVSSVVQLISFYSISKGFALDGVVSAPGLRRHFSSGGSFGAAKDPERTPCRHSATEAPDRCQLATEPLSPFLMCQVTSGGRAPSRGQRGSFQAGFFELVNINPAIMKCFCSWGMSIYPLILGQFLLDALMEPSLPGSPPARPSWQWVLCAARAVVLSLGGCQETQVVLSDLAHKAQLTQEIFSQVPGIHCNPVQGAMYSFPRIQIPARAVQEAQALGLEPDFFFCQKLLEATGIVLAPGSTFGQCLGTHHVRVTLLPPVKMLRIVLQTITDFHFAFLQRYS; from the exons ATGGCGGCGGGGAGGAAGGTCCTGATCCTGGACTCCGTGAATCCGTGTGTCAAAGGCACCAGGCTCCCCACGCTGGCGCCCCTGCTGGAGAGGGCCTCGGAAATCCAGCACCAGCTGGCGCAG GTGGCTGCTGTCTGCGCTTACCCAGAGCTGCTGCATGCCAACTCCGTCACGGGACGCCAAGCA AGGGTGGCCCACTACCTGGAGAGGAGAGACGGGGGCATCCGCTGCCACCCCAGGAACACCATCACGTGTGGGGGCATCACCACGGCCATAGTG GACCCCAGCAGGGCGGGCGTGCTGCTGCCGGTGCCCGGGCACCCTCTCTTTGCAGATGCCGTAGTGCTGGCCGGTGCCGTCGCGGTGCAGTACCACCTGGATGAGGAGGGCGGCTGGGCCCTGGACGCTGGGGAGATCAGGCAGGTGCTTGGCCAAGCCAGGGGGTACTGCACCCCCAAAGTGCTCTGTGTCATCAACCCCGGGGACCCAACAG GCCATGTGCTGAGCAGGAGGCACATCCAGGATGTTCTTCAGCTGGCTGCCCAGGAGAGGCTGCTCCTGCTGGCGGATGAG GTTCATCAGGAGAGCATGTTCACCCCAGACTCCCGCCTCCTCTCCTTTAAGCGGGTTCTGTGTGAGCTGGGCCCCATGGTCTCCAGCGTGGTGCAGCTAATCTCCTTCTACTCCATCTCCAAGGGCTTCGCCCTAGA TGGGGTGGTGTCCGCTCCGgggcttcggcggcatttcagcagcggggggtcctttgGTGCCGCGAAAGACCCGGagaggaccccctgccgccacaGTGCCACTGAAGCCCCAGACCGCTGCCAG CTCGCCACAGAGCCACTGTCCCCCTTCCTCATGTGCCAGGTCACCTCCGGGGGCAGGGCCCCCTCTCGTGGGCAAAG GGGCAGTTTCCAGGCCGGCTTCTTTGAGCTTGTGAATATCAACCCAGCAATCATGAAATGCTTCTGCTCCTGGGGAATGTCCATCTACCCCCTGATCCTGGGCCAGTTCCTGCTGGATGCCCTGATGGAGCCGTCGCTGCCTGGGAGCCCTCCTGCCAGACCTTCATGGCAGTGGGTGCTGTGTGCTGCCCG CGCTGTGGTTCTCTCTCTTGGCGGCTGCCAGGAGACGCAGGTGGTGCTGAGCGACCTGGCCCACAAAGCGCAGCTGACCCAGGAGATCTTCAGCCAGGTGCCCGGGATCCACTGTAACCCCGTGCAGGGCGCCATGTACTCCTTCCCCAGGATCcagatcccagccagggctgtgcagGAGGCCCAG GCCCTCGGTCTGGAGCCTGATTTCTTCTTCTGTCAGAAGCTTCTGGAGGCGACGGGGATCGTACTGGCCCCAGGGAGCACCTTCGGGCAGTGCCTGGGCACCCACCACGTCAG GGTGACGCTACTGCCCCCAGTGAAGATGCTGAGGATTGTCTTACAAACCATCACAGACTTTCACTTCGCGTTCCTGCAGCGATATTCCTGA
- the LOC115645079 gene encoding fucolectin-5-like: MVLVTARNLALGRPATQSSIYEDATGKPVAGKAVDGKRDGQWEQGSCSHTQLDTEPWWNVDLGSRQSVSAVIVKNREDCCGERIRGAQINVGDSLADHGKQNPICGTITDTTPGSLSTICCNGLEGRYVTVTIPGRAEYLTLCEVEVYGTQLGDEC, encoded by the exons ATGGTTCTAGTCACAG CTCGGAACTTGGCGCTGGGGCGCCCGGCCACTCAGTCCTCCATATATGAAGATGCGACTGGAAAACCTGTGGCTGGAAAGGCCGTGGATGGAAAACGCGATGGGCAGTGGGAACAAGGCTCCTGCAGCCACACCCAGCTCGACACAGAGCCATGGTGGAACGTGGACTTGGGCAGTCGTCAGTCTGTCTCCGCGGTGATCGTGAAGAACAGGGAagactgctgtggggagagaatcAGAGGGGCCCAGATCAACGTGGGAGACTCCCTGGCCGACCATGGCAAGCAGAACCCCAT CTGCGGGACCATCACTGACACCACACCAGGATCCCTCAGCACCATCTGCTGCAACGGGCTGGAGGGCCGCTACGTAACCGTCAccatcccaggcagggctgagtATCTCACCCTGTGTGAGGTCGAGGTCTATGGCACCCAGCTGGGGGATGAGTGCTAG